Proteins encoded together in one Planctomyces sp. SH-PL14 window:
- a CDS encoding lysylphosphatidylglycerol synthase transmembrane domain-containing protein codes for MTPASSTASSRALWKRRLFQLVRWGVTLGVGGWLLQKIDLASLGNALARTQLLWTAAAVASIALGHLLYSEAAGLLLRTTGANVPRPRLIANHFLGLFFSLFLPSGVGGDVVRVIDLGKSSADVSIPAAGSMILIQRILALIAALELIVIAMPLAAPPVAMSAAWICGGILAAFLLGALALAIGPRNRSGEPIPGTQKPLGRALGYTRNLLQSPDGRRSLLLASVLVLLSQSLLVIGPYFVGRSLGLATAPLHYFYIAPLAAIAVTAPVSINGIGIREAIYIHYLGLVGVSNADAAAVGIELFLLNTLFAALGGLAWLFPAAGPTADAVSPTTGPAVAPVVSDELVGVK; via the coding sequence ATGACTCCGGCGTCCTCCACCGCTTCCTCCCGGGCCCTCTGGAAGCGGCGACTCTTCCAACTCGTCCGCTGGGGCGTCACGCTCGGCGTCGGAGGTTGGCTTCTCCAAAAGATCGACCTCGCCTCCCTCGGCAACGCGCTCGCCCGAACCCAGCTCCTCTGGACGGCCGCAGCAGTCGCCTCCATCGCCCTCGGCCACCTCCTCTACTCCGAAGCAGCCGGCCTCCTCCTCCGGACAACGGGCGCCAATGTCCCCCGACCGCGCCTGATCGCCAATCACTTCCTCGGCCTGTTTTTCTCCCTCTTCCTCCCCTCCGGCGTCGGCGGCGACGTCGTCCGCGTTATCGACCTGGGAAAGTCGTCGGCCGACGTCTCCATCCCCGCAGCCGGCTCGATGATCCTGATCCAGCGGATCCTGGCCCTCATCGCCGCCCTGGAACTGATCGTCATCGCGATGCCGCTCGCCGCGCCCCCGGTCGCGATGTCGGCCGCCTGGATCTGTGGAGGCATCCTGGCGGCGTTCCTCCTTGGAGCGCTTGCCCTCGCGATCGGCCCCCGAAACCGCAGCGGCGAACCGATTCCCGGAACACAGAAGCCCCTCGGACGGGCCCTCGGATACACACGCAACCTGCTGCAGTCGCCGGACGGTCGAAGGTCACTCCTCCTGGCGTCAGTCCTGGTCCTGCTCTCGCAGTCGCTCCTTGTCATCGGCCCCTACTTCGTCGGACGCAGCCTGGGACTGGCGACCGCCCCGCTCCATTACTTCTACATCGCGCCGCTGGCGGCCATCGCCGTCACCGCGCCGGTCTCGATCAACGGCATCGGCATCCGCGAGGCCATCTACATTCACTACCTCGGCCTCGTCGGCGTCTCCAACGCGGACGCCGCGGCGGTCGGGATCGAGCTGTTCCTCCTCAACACGCTGTTCGCGGCCCTCGGCGGACTGGCGTGGCTCTTCCCCGCGGCGGGGCCAACCGCTGACGCGGTCTCGCCGACAACCGGGCCGGCTGTCGCTCCGGTCGTGTCGGACGAACTGGTCGGGGTCAAGTAA
- a CDS encoding ABC transporter ATP-binding protein encodes MIQLRELCRTFPSESGEVVAVDRVSLAVAPGEVYGLLGANGAGKTTTLRMILGLLAPTSGDVEILGFRVSDRPLEVKRRIGLVSASAGLYQWLTPLEILQYFASAFAIPDDIAAHRIDDLTRLMDLSRFLHRRTATLSTGQKQRVNLARALVHDPPVVLLDEPTRGLDVVGSQVVFDFVDQLRARGKAVIVSTHQLDEAERLCDRFGLLHRGQLRHEGTLEQLRDQTDKNSLVEMFLDLMASDRKVEVVA; translated from the coding sequence GTGATCCAGCTACGCGAGCTCTGCCGAACCTTCCCGAGCGAGTCGGGCGAGGTCGTCGCCGTCGACCGGGTTTCGCTGGCGGTCGCGCCGGGCGAAGTCTACGGCCTGCTCGGTGCCAACGGGGCCGGAAAGACCACCACGCTGCGGATGATCCTCGGCCTCCTCGCCCCGACGAGCGGCGACGTCGAAATTCTCGGGTTCCGCGTCTCCGACCGGCCGCTGGAAGTGAAGCGGCGGATCGGCCTCGTCTCGGCGAGCGCGGGACTCTACCAGTGGCTCACGCCGCTCGAGATCCTCCAGTACTTCGCCTCGGCGTTTGCCATCCCGGACGATATCGCGGCGCACCGCATCGATGACCTGACCCGGCTGATGGACCTCTCCCGCTTCCTTCATCGCCGGACGGCGACCCTCAGCACCGGACAGAAGCAGCGGGTCAACCTGGCGCGGGCCCTCGTCCACGATCCCCCGGTCGTCCTGCTCGACGAGCCGACCCGCGGACTCGACGTCGTCGGCTCGCAGGTCGTGTTCGACTTCGTCGACCAGCTCCGCGCCCGCGGCAAGGCGGTAATCGTCTCGACGCACCAGCTCGACGAGGCGGAACGGCTGTGCGACCGCTTCGGCCTCCTGCACCGCGGACAACTGCGGCATGAAGGAACGCTCGAGCAGCTTCGCGATCAGACCGACAAGAACTCACTGGTGGAAATGTTCCTGGACCTGATGGCTTCGGACCGCAAGGTCGAGGTGGTGGCGTGA
- a CDS encoding ABC transporter permease subunit/CPBP intramembrane protease, with protein sequence MTDSRPSSTNPPPASLSAPRQEAVFIRKELRETLRDRRTLVTLLAMPLLLYPLLGMVFRFLAIQQAGPEKVLHRIAVSTDQEATWLANALKEGDRAYNQMRLAAGESTKPPGEAPKPGTEVELRLFVPQNDGGVDLRSLIAGGGADVGVRAKLPEPGDTKLFQQADLQLIRAEGSVTSRNATLYVQERLRALNIAVAQHWAEQAERDFQLPIRERVDMVAPKGQGNVILGVLPLVLLLMTVTGGVYPAIDLTAGERERDTLETLMSLPVSRARLLFAKYVAVVTVTLLTGLVNLIVMALTVYSLQLDRTLFGDAGLTLGLAVRLLAVLLVFSLFYSAVLLLLTSSARSFKEAQAYLIPLMLLSITPGLVTLMPGWRLSTMTMALPLMNMLLLAKELLEGTATLFPALVAVVTTLVYAGASLLIAARIFGTDAVMTGSRGAWTDLFDRPKTFTPRPTMGQVFTTLALTYPAYFFVSGILGRFGDMPIAVRLAVSGLFTILLFAGLPVVALLWQRVALPSGLRLHDAPPLVWPAAVVLGLSTWPWVYEIVLLMQSAGLQALGADKIAQVETLLAQWRSVPVAVTVIALGVIPGICEELFFRGFFLAGLRPRLGVWPAILVAAVTFGLFHVVLAGGAAPERLVPSTLMGVLLGWVACRTGSVLPSMLLHVIHNSTLLTMASFRDELLKLNIGTVDQTHLPAAWLGLSAGGLLLGVLTVSWATRPSPKPAELATVPL encoded by the coding sequence GTGACCGACTCCCGGCCGAGCTCGACCAATCCTCCACCGGCGTCCCTGAGCGCTCCGCGACAGGAAGCGGTCTTCATCCGCAAGGAGCTCCGCGAGACGCTCCGCGACCGACGGACGCTCGTGACGCTGCTGGCGATGCCGCTGCTGCTCTATCCGCTCCTGGGGATGGTCTTCCGGTTCCTGGCGATCCAGCAGGCGGGCCCCGAGAAGGTGCTCCACCGGATCGCCGTGTCGACGGACCAGGAGGCGACCTGGCTGGCCAACGCCCTCAAGGAGGGGGACCGGGCCTACAACCAGATGCGGCTGGCCGCGGGCGAAAGCACGAAGCCACCTGGCGAGGCGCCGAAGCCGGGCACCGAAGTCGAGCTGCGACTCTTCGTGCCACAGAACGACGGCGGGGTCGACCTCCGGAGCCTGATCGCGGGAGGCGGAGCGGACGTCGGAGTCCGCGCGAAACTTCCGGAGCCCGGAGACACGAAGCTGTTTCAACAGGCAGATCTGCAGCTGATCCGGGCCGAAGGCTCCGTCACCAGCCGCAACGCGACGCTCTATGTCCAGGAGCGGCTGCGGGCCCTTAACATCGCCGTCGCCCAGCACTGGGCCGAACAGGCGGAACGGGATTTTCAGCTGCCGATCCGCGAGCGGGTCGACATGGTCGCTCCCAAGGGGCAGGGCAACGTCATTCTGGGGGTTCTGCCTCTTGTCCTGCTGCTCATGACGGTGACGGGAGGGGTCTATCCCGCCATCGACCTCACGGCCGGGGAGCGCGAACGCGACACGCTCGAAACACTGATGTCCCTGCCGGTCTCGCGGGCGCGGCTCCTGTTTGCGAAGTACGTCGCCGTCGTCACCGTGACCTTGCTCACGGGGCTGGTCAACCTGATCGTCATGGCCCTGACGGTCTATTCGCTCCAGCTCGACCGGACGCTGTTCGGCGACGCGGGGCTCACGCTGGGACTGGCCGTTCGGCTGCTCGCGGTACTGCTGGTCTTCTCACTCTTCTACTCGGCCGTGCTCCTGCTCCTGACCAGTTCCGCCCGGAGCTTCAAGGAGGCCCAGGCCTACCTGATTCCCCTGATGCTCCTCTCGATCACGCCCGGCCTCGTCACGCTGATGCCGGGCTGGCGGCTCTCGACGATGACGATGGCCCTGCCGCTGATGAACATGCTCCTCCTGGCAAAGGAGCTCCTGGAGGGGACGGCGACGCTCTTTCCGGCCCTCGTGGCGGTCGTGACCACCTTGGTCTACGCCGGCGCCTCGCTGCTCATCGCCGCGCGGATCTTCGGAACGGACGCCGTCATGACCGGGAGCCGCGGCGCCTGGACCGACCTGTTCGACCGGCCCAAGACATTCACCCCCCGGCCGACGATGGGACAGGTCTTCACGACGCTCGCCCTCACTTACCCGGCTTACTTCTTCGTCTCTGGGATCCTGGGCCGTTTTGGCGACATGCCGATCGCCGTGCGTCTCGCGGTCTCGGGCCTGTTCACGATCCTGCTCTTCGCCGGCCTCCCGGTGGTGGCCCTCCTCTGGCAACGGGTCGCGCTCCCGTCCGGCCTGCGTTTGCACGACGCCCCGCCGCTCGTCTGGCCGGCGGCGGTCGTCCTCGGCCTGTCGACGTGGCCCTGGGTCTATGAGATTGTCCTCCTCATGCAGTCCGCCGGACTGCAGGCCCTGGGGGCGGACAAGATTGCGCAGGTCGAAACGTTGCTTGCCCAGTGGCGGTCCGTCCCGGTGGCGGTCACGGTCATTGCCCTGGGAGTGATCCCCGGCATCTGCGAAGAGCTGTTTTTCCGCGGGTTCTTCCTGGCGGGGCTGCGGCCGCGGCTCGGCGTGTGGCCCGCCATCCTGGTGGCGGCGGTGACGTTCGGCCTGTTCCACGTCGTCCTGGCCGGCGGGGCGGCGCCGGAGCGGCTGGTCCCGAGCACGTTGATGGGGGTTCTTCTCGGCTGGGTCGCCTGCCGGACCGGAAGCGTCCTGCCATCGATGCTGCTGCACGTCATCCACAACTCGACGCTGCTGACGATGGCCTCGTTCCGCGATGAGCTGCTAAAGCTCAACATCGGGACGGTCGATCAGACGCATCTCCCGGCGGCGTGGCTGGGGCTTTCCGCCGGGGGGCTTCTCCTCGGCGTCCTCACGGTTTCGTGGGCGACGCGGCCTAGCCCCAAGCCAGCGGAACTCGCGACGGTCCCCCTGTAG
- a CDS encoding DUF2237 family protein — protein sequence MPTVFPRNVLGGPLQTCSRKPLTGFLRDGCCSSAPGDRGLHLVCVEVTAEFLEFSVEQGNDLVTPVPEYAFPGLTPGDRWCLCVERWKEAWEAGVAPKVDLDATHISTLEFVDLEVLKSFDVEAT from the coding sequence ATGCCGACCGTTTTCCCCCGCAATGTCCTGGGCGGCCCGCTCCAGACGTGCTCCCGCAAGCCCCTCACGGGCTTCCTTCGCGACGGCTGCTGCAGTTCGGCCCCCGGCGATCGCGGGCTGCATCTGGTCTGCGTCGAGGTGACCGCGGAATTCCTGGAGTTCTCCGTCGAGCAGGGGAACGACCTCGTGACGCCGGTCCCGGAGTATGCTTTTCCCGGACTGACGCCGGGCGACCGGTGGTGTCTGTGTGTCGAGCGGTGGAAGGAAGCGTGGGAGGCGGGTGTGGCCCCCAAGGTCGATCTGGACGCGACGCACATCTCGACGCTCGAGTTTGTCGACCTTGAGGTCCTCAAAAGCTTTGACGTCGAGGCGACCTAG
- a CDS encoding RNA recognition motif domain-containing protein: MGTKLYVGNLSYNTTSQSLQQVFGEHGEVRSAEVVMDRETGRSKGFGFVEMGTDQDAQAAISALNGAEVDGRSLTVNEARPRESRGGGGGGYGGGGGGGRGGYGGGGGGGRGGYGGGGGGRGGRY, from the coding sequence ATGGGTACGAAACTGTACGTGGGAAATCTTTCCTACAACACCACCAGCCAGTCGCTGCAGCAGGTGTTCGGCGAGCACGGCGAAGTCCGTTCGGCCGAAGTGGTCATGGATCGTGAAACGGGCCGTTCGAAGGGCTTCGGCTTTGTCGAAATGGGCACGGATCAGGACGCTCAGGCCGCGATCTCCGCTCTGAACGGCGCTGAAGTCGATGGCCGGTCGCTGACCGTCAACGAAGCTCGTCCGCGTGAAAGCCGCGGCGGCGGCGGCGGTGGATACGGCGGCGGCGGAGGCGGCGGCCGTGGTGGATACGGCGGCGGCGGAGGCGGCGGCCGTGGTGGATACGGCGGCGGCGGTGGAGGCCGCGGCGGCCGTTACTAA
- a CDS encoding SDR family NAD(P)-dependent oxidoreductase produces the protein MRFQNRVVIVTGGSKGIGAGCVRVFAAEGGSVAILDLDEGAGGRLADELSALSPGRVRCYGCDVSDGGALAGAIEAVVRDFGRLDCLINNAGIHPPAMSIDETSLESVERLMRINFLSSFAGAKFAAPHLRKTKGTIVNMSSMTAVLGQEKSAAYSASKGAQLSLTKALALELGRDGIRVNAVLPSNVDTPLMREWAATLDDPESALERVSQMQVFGRMASPEEIGRVCLFLATEDSSFVTGQGIEVEGGASLDY, from the coding sequence ATGCGGTTCCAGAATCGCGTCGTCATCGTCACCGGGGGAAGCAAGGGGATCGGCGCGGGATGCGTGCGGGTCTTCGCGGCCGAGGGAGGTTCCGTGGCGATCCTCGATCTCGACGAGGGGGCCGGAGGGCGGCTGGCGGACGAACTGTCCGCGTTGTCTCCGGGGCGGGTCCGGTGTTACGGGTGCGACGTGTCGGACGGGGGGGCGCTCGCCGGGGCGATCGAGGCGGTCGTGCGGGACTTCGGGCGGCTCGACTGTCTGATCAACAACGCGGGGATTCATCCGCCGGCGATGTCGATCGACGAGACGAGCCTGGAGTCGGTGGAGCGGCTGATGCGGATCAACTTCCTGAGTTCGTTCGCGGGGGCGAAGTTTGCCGCGCCGCATCTGCGGAAGACGAAGGGGACGATCGTCAACATGTCGTCGATGACGGCGGTGCTTGGGCAGGAGAAGTCGGCTGCTTACTCCGCCTCCAAGGGGGCGCAGCTGAGTCTGACGAAGGCGCTCGCGCTTGAGTTGGGGCGGGACGGGATCCGGGTGAATGCGGTGCTGCCGAGCAACGTCGATACGCCGCTGATGCGGGAGTGGGCGGCGACGCTGGATGATCCCGAGTCGGCTCTGGAGCGGGTCTCGCAGATGCAGGTCTTTGGGCGGATGGCGTCGCCGGAGGAGATCGGGCGGGTGTGTTTGTTTCTGGCGACGGAGGATTCGAGTTTCGTGACGGGGCAGGGGATTGAAGTCGAAGGGGGCGCCAGTCTCGATTATTGA
- a CDS encoding AAA family ATPase: MSSSKLSPSEFLKQLKAGQETLATAAPPAAGTAPPPAVPPAPRGTDTEETRPETLDAFVGAPPPAESEYLPSGRCGVVKNRTAPSADIVRGNKQLEDLFNRVNLLLGDNGDIGDAYKPRVPESVAETGLTEEEIERLILKYLLQRGAASGREISAHVKLPYAILEPLLKQWKKDQLVAFKAAAEMGDYVFLITDIGRERARRYVDECSYVGAAPVCLADYLRAMEVQSIAGQQATEEDVRKAFHDLLVADEMLEKLGPAINSGRGMFLFGEAGNGKTSIAERITRCFGDNIWIPRTLGIDGEIIRLYDPGLHEDAPLQEGDGLFDLSGVDQRWVRITRPTVVAGGELTMAELEVTQNPQTHICEAPLQLKSNCGTLVIDDFGRQSMPVDVLLNRWIVPLEKRYDYLNLPSGKKIQVPFDQLIIFSTNLEPKNLVDGAFLRRIPYKIQVPDPSREHFTKLFDIMAPKLGLILEPGVVEYLIETHYISKRPFRNCQPRDLLLQVRNYCAFKKLPKRVTAPSFDFAVANYFSMM; this comes from the coding sequence GTGTCCAGCTCCAAGCTCTCTCCGTCGGAATTCCTGAAGCAGCTCAAGGCCGGCCAGGAAACGCTCGCGACCGCAGCCCCTCCCGCCGCCGGCACCGCGCCGCCCCCTGCTGTTCCCCCAGCCCCGCGGGGGACCGACACCGAGGAAACCCGCCCCGAGACGCTCGACGCTTTCGTCGGCGCTCCGCCGCCGGCCGAATCCGAATACCTCCCCTCCGGCCGCTGCGGCGTCGTCAAGAACCGCACCGCCCCCTCGGCCGACATCGTCCGCGGCAACAAACAGCTCGAAGACCTCTTCAACCGCGTCAACCTCCTCCTGGGCGACAACGGCGACATCGGCGACGCCTACAAGCCCCGCGTCCCCGAGAGCGTCGCCGAGACCGGCCTCACGGAAGAGGAGATCGAGCGGCTGATCCTCAAGTACCTGCTCCAGCGGGGAGCCGCCTCGGGCCGCGAGATCAGCGCCCACGTCAAGCTCCCCTACGCCATCCTGGAGCCGCTCCTCAAGCAGTGGAAGAAGGACCAGCTCGTCGCCTTCAAGGCGGCGGCCGAGATGGGCGACTACGTGTTCCTCATCACCGACATCGGCCGCGAACGGGCCCGCCGGTACGTCGACGAGTGTTCGTACGTCGGCGCGGCCCCCGTGTGCCTGGCCGACTACCTCCGGGCGATGGAAGTCCAGAGCATCGCCGGCCAGCAGGCGACCGAAGAGGACGTCCGCAAGGCGTTCCACGACCTGCTCGTCGCCGACGAGATGCTCGAAAAGCTGGGCCCCGCCATCAACTCCGGCCGCGGCATGTTCCTCTTCGGCGAGGCGGGGAACGGCAAGACCAGCATCGCCGAGCGGATTACGCGGTGCTTCGGGGACAACATCTGGATCCCGCGGACGCTCGGGATCGACGGCGAAATCATCCGCCTCTACGACCCCGGCCTCCACGAGGACGCGCCGCTCCAGGAAGGGGACGGCCTCTTCGACCTCTCCGGCGTCGACCAGCGGTGGGTCCGCATCACCCGCCCGACCGTCGTCGCGGGGGGCGAACTGACGATGGCGGAGCTCGAAGTCACGCAGAACCCGCAGACCCACATCTGCGAAGCCCCGCTCCAGCTCAAGAGCAACTGCGGGACGCTCGTCATCGACGACTTCGGCCGCCAGTCGATGCCGGTCGACGTTCTCCTCAACCGCTGGATCGTCCCGCTCGAAAAGCGGTATGACTACCTGAACCTGCCCAGCGGCAAGAAGATCCAGGTCCCCTTCGACCAGCTCATCATCTTCTCGACGAACCTCGAGCCCAAGAACCTCGTCGACGGGGCGTTCCTCCGCCGGATCCCGTACAAGATTCAGGTCCCCGACCCCTCCCGCGAACACTTCACGAAGCTGTTCGACATCATGGCCCCGAAGCTCGGCCTGATCCTGGAGCCCGGCGTCGTCGAGTACCTGATCGAGACGCACTACATCTCCAAGCGCCCCTTCCGGAACTGCCAGCCCCGCGACCTCCTGCTCCAGGTCCGGAACTACTGCGCGTTCAAGAAGCTCCCCAAGCGGGTCACCGCCCCGTCGTTCGACTTCGCCGTCGCGAACTACTTCTCGATGATGTAG
- a CDS encoding DUF4340 domain-containing protein, producing MKPAIKTLLFVAVACFSTIAAFATHRSFQVDLTKKISDEGEEFFPAFSDPNAATSLQVAAYDANTARVNDFKVEFKDGKWRIPSHNNYPADGKDRLRETAASVVGVRREAQVGESADDHRRYNLLDPLSETVSGADGRGTRITIKNGDEVLVDYIVGKKVENVGQDVYYIRKADEPRYYRANLGKFNISTKFAEWIEPDLLQIERSQVEEISVNRYKIDLTTGEQTEPDVSDLSRKDAGADWTMAGLDESKDKVKASVVNEMLQSLDDLKIVGVRRKPELVASLLRGEKPKATQTQMFEVQLDMQSKGFVLQKGIIPVSGSITVGTFEGISYDLSFGSVFSGTDVEIEVGQSGGDAKKPADEAPKTDAAKGEEKKDGEKATDAPKAEGDDKEPADKKKADQDGEEKKDDDSKLTKSRYVFIQVRFDEKLLGDKPKPPVKPEPPAKPEAAKDAAAADAAKEADKADTEKKDEEKKDDAPKTDAPDAKKPDAAADEAQKKYEVALKEYELNNEVYETQKKGYEKKIADGKKRAAQLNGRFADWYYVVAEDVYEGLRSRRADLIEPKDAPQTGAAGGAPMIPSIPGLDGLPLPGGIKPMAPAKEEGDAPADGKPAAEAKAPEKAPEKGEAKPEAGKPAEPAPPAGDADKGDKPAADAEKPAAETKPEPEPEPKADEKPATAADEPK from the coding sequence ATGAAGCCTGCCATTAAGACTCTCCTGTTCGTCGCCGTCGCCTGCTTTTCGACGATTGCGGCGTTTGCGACGCACCGTTCGTTCCAGGTCGACCTGACCAAGAAGATCAGCGACGAAGGGGAGGAGTTCTTCCCCGCGTTCAGCGATCCGAACGCGGCGACGTCGCTGCAGGTCGCCGCCTATGACGCCAACACCGCCCGCGTGAACGACTTCAAGGTCGAGTTCAAGGACGGCAAGTGGCGGATCCCCTCGCACAACAACTACCCGGCCGACGGGAAGGACCGCCTCCGCGAGACGGCCGCCTCGGTCGTCGGCGTCCGCCGCGAGGCCCAGGTCGGCGAATCGGCCGACGATCACCGCCGCTATAACCTCCTCGACCCGCTCTCGGAGACGGTGTCGGGGGCCGACGGCCGCGGGACGCGGATCACAATCAAGAACGGCGACGAGGTGCTCGTCGACTACATCGTCGGCAAGAAGGTCGAGAACGTCGGCCAGGACGTGTACTACATCCGCAAGGCGGACGAGCCCCGCTACTACCGGGCGAACCTCGGCAAGTTCAACATCTCGACGAAGTTCGCCGAGTGGATCGAGCCGGACCTGCTCCAGATCGAGCGGTCGCAGGTCGAGGAGATCAGCGTCAACCGCTACAAGATCGACCTGACGACCGGCGAGCAGACCGAGCCCGATGTCTCCGACCTCAGCCGCAAGGACGCCGGCGCCGACTGGACCATGGCGGGACTGGACGAGTCGAAGGACAAGGTCAAGGCGAGCGTCGTCAACGAGATGCTCCAGTCGCTCGACGACCTGAAGATCGTCGGCGTCCGACGTAAGCCGGAACTCGTCGCGTCGCTGCTCCGCGGCGAGAAGCCCAAGGCGACGCAGACGCAGATGTTCGAAGTCCAGCTCGACATGCAGTCGAAGGGCTTCGTTCTCCAGAAGGGGATCATCCCGGTCTCGGGAAGCATCACCGTCGGAACCTTTGAGGGGATTTCCTACGACCTGTCGTTCGGCAGCGTCTTCTCGGGAACCGACGTCGAGATCGAAGTCGGCCAGTCGGGCGGCGACGCCAAGAAGCCGGCCGACGAGGCTCCCAAGACGGACGCCGCCAAGGGGGAAGAGAAGAAGGACGGCGAGAAGGCCACCGACGCCCCCAAGGCGGAGGGGGACGACAAGGAACCCGCTGACAAGAAGAAAGCGGATCAGGATGGCGAAGAAAAGAAGGATGACGATTCCAAGCTGACGAAGAGCCGTTACGTCTTCATCCAGGTCCGTTTCGACGAGAAGCTCCTCGGCGACAAGCCGAAGCCGCCGGTCAAGCCGGAACCGCCGGCGAAGCCCGAGGCGGCCAAGGACGCCGCCGCAGCCGATGCCGCGAAGGAGGCCGACAAGGCCGACACGGAAAAGAAGGACGAAGAGAAGAAGGACGACGCCCCCAAGACCGACGCGCCCGACGCCAAGAAGCCGGACGCTGCCGCGGACGAGGCGCAGAAGAAGTACGAAGTCGCCCTCAAGGAGTACGAGCTCAACAACGAGGTCTACGAGACCCAGAAGAAGGGCTATGAGAAGAAGATCGCCGACGGCAAGAAGCGGGCGGCCCAGCTCAACGGCCGGTTCGCGGACTGGTACTACGTCGTGGCGGAAGATGTCTACGAAGGTCTTCGGTCCCGCCGAGCCGACCTGATCGAGCCCAAGGATGCGCCCCAGACCGGCGCCGCCGGCGGCGCCCCGATGATCCCCAGCATCCCGGGGCTCGACGGCCTTCCGCTTCCCGGCGGCATCAAGCCGATGGCACCCGCGAAGGAGGAGGGCGACGCCCCGGCCGACGGCAAGCCGGCGGCTGAGGCGAAGGCGCCCGAGAAGGCCCCGGAGAAGGGGGAAGCCAAGCCTGAAGCCGGGAAGCCGGCCGAACCGGCCCCGCCGGCAGGCGACGCGGACAAGGGAGACAAGCCGGCGGCGGACGCTGAGAAGCCCGCTGCCGAAACGAAGCCGGAGCCGGAGCCGGAGCCGAAGGCTGACGAGAAGCCGGCCACTGCGGCGGACGAGCCGAAATAG